One window from the genome of Thermodesulfovibrionia bacterium encodes:
- a CDS encoding F0F1 ATP synthase subunit epsilon, with protein sequence MADKKLTLDIVTPYGHVFTGEVDEIIAAGSEGEFGILPDHIPFLTTLKIGMLTYKNGSETGYFFVNWGYAEVGMDKITILADSAEKAEDIDIERAKRSKQLAEEKIKHDQRVEDAHADAAIERALARIQIAEKRHTK encoded by the coding sequence ATGGCAGATAAAAAACTTACATTGGATATAGTCACACCTTACGGCCATGTCTTTACCGGCGAAGTGGATGAGATCATAGCAGCAGGAAGCGAGGGCGAGTTCGGCATCCTTCCTGACCATATCCCTTTCCTTACAACGCTCAAGATCGGCATGCTGACATATAAGAACGGCTCTGAAACAGGCTACTTCTTTGTTAACTGGGGATATGCCGAGGTAGGGATGGACAAGATCACTATTCTTGCAGACAGCGCTGAAAAGGCTGAAGATATTGATATCGAAAGAGCCAAAAGATCCAAGCAGCTTGCTGAAGAAAAGATTAAACATGACCAAAGAGTTGAGGATGCACACGCGGATGCGGCAATTGAACGCGCATTAGCAAGAATACAGATAGCAGAAAAACGTCATACAAAATAA
- the atpD gene encoding F0F1 ATP synthase subunit beta has translation MNEGKVSQVIGAVVDVEFEDKMPQILNALKIYQPADDAKGIPEIKLTLEVASHLGDNIVRTIAMTTTDGLVRGMKAVDTGEPITVPVGEKTLGRIMNVIGEPVDQMGPIDAKTRLPIHREAPEFTEQDTSTQVFETGVKVFDLLVPFVKGGKMGMFGGAGVGKTVVIMEMIHNIAMVHGGVSVFAGVGERTREGNDLYLEMKESGVLNKTALVYGQMNEPPGARARVALSALTCAEYFRDEGQDVLIFLDNIFRYTLAGAELSALLGRMPSAVGYQPTLGTDMGILQERITSTNKGAITSMQAIYVPADDLTDPAVATAFTHLDGTVVLSRQISELGIYPAVDPLDSTSRILDPLILGEEHYAVARKVQIILQRYKELQDIIAILGMEELSEDDKLTVSRARKLQRFLSQPFHVAETFTGTPGKYVKLADSIKGFKAIAEGKYDSAPEQAFYMVGAIEEAEAKARGLGWNG, from the coding sequence ATGAATGAAGGTAAAGTATCACAGGTCATCGGCGCTGTTGTTGATGTCGAGTTTGAAGATAAAATGCCTCAGATCCTGAACGCGCTGAAGATCTACCAGCCGGCAGATGACGCAAAAGGGATTCCGGAGATAAAACTCACACTTGAAGTTGCGAGTCACCTCGGCGACAACATCGTAAGAACCATTGCCATGACAACTACTGACGGACTTGTCAGGGGCATGAAGGCCGTTGATACAGGAGAGCCTATAACCGTTCCTGTCGGAGAGAAGACTCTCGGAAGGATAATGAACGTCATCGGCGAGCCTGTTGACCAGATGGGCCCTATTGATGCCAAAACCAGGCTGCCAATCCACAGAGAAGCCCCTGAATTCACAGAGCAGGACACATCCACACAGGTCTTTGAGACCGGCGTTAAGGTCTTTGACCTTCTTGTCCCGTTCGTTAAAGGCGGAAAGATGGGCATGTTCGGCGGAGCAGGCGTCGGCAAGACCGTTGTTATCATGGAGATGATCCATAACATAGCCATGGTTCACGGCGGCGTTTCAGTCTTTGCAGGTGTCGGTGAGAGAACAAGGGAAGGTAATGACCTTTATTTAGAAATGAAAGAATCCGGCGTTCTTAATAAGACCGCCCTGGTTTACGGCCAGATGAATGAGCCGCCCGGAGCAAGGGCGAGGGTCGCACTTTCAGCGCTTACATGCGCAGAGTATTTTAGAGATGAAGGACAGGACGTTCTTATATTCCTTGATAACATCTTCAGATATACACTCGCGGGCGCGGAACTTTCAGCGCTTCTTGGAAGAATGCCTTCAGCTGTCGGATACCAGCCCACACTTGGAACAGACATGGGTATCCTTCAGGAAAGGATAACATCAACTAATAAAGGCGCTATCACTTCGATGCAGGCGATATATGTTCCTGCTGACGACCTTACAGACCCTGCTGTTGCTACGGCATTTACCCATCTTGACGGAACAGTCGTTCTCTCAAGGCAGATATCAGAGCTCGGCATCTACCCTGCCGTTGACCCTCTTGATTCCACATCAAGGATCCTGGATCCGCTCATCCTCGGTGAAGAACACTATGCGGTTGCAAGAAAGGTGCAGATCATTCTACAGAGGTACAAGGAACTTCAGGACATCATCGCAATCCTTGGAATGGAAGAGCTTTCAGAAGATGATAAGCTGACAGTCAGCAGGGCGAGAAAACTTCAGAGGTTCCTGAGCCAGCCGTTCCATGTTGCTGAAACATTTACAGGCACACCCGGCAAATATGTAAAGCTTGCGGACAGCATTAAAGGGTTCAAGGCGATAGCAGAAGGAAAATATGACAGCGCCCCGGAGCAGGCCTTCTACATGGTAGGGGCAATTGAAGAGGCTGAGGCAAAGGCAAGAGGCCTCGGCTGGAACGGATAA
- the atpG gene encoding ATP synthase F1 subunit gamma, translating into MATLRDIKRRITAVKSTKQITKAMKMVAAAKLRRAQNRMIDMRPYADKMNSVIASMTGGEAVHPLLVKRPRKTVEILILSSDRGLCGAYNTNIIKAAEKIIATRHDEKFNVSISIVGKKAADYYKRRDIEIRKSWVGLSGKLTYTDAQEIGSNIVESYVNETIDEVFIIYNKFVTVMNQEVTVKKLMPVSADASDAAAEEPSTVFIFEPSQKEILNQLLPKNVEVQIYRALLESQASEEAARMTAMENATQNADEMIERLTLQYNKARQATITKELMDIVGGVEALKD; encoded by the coding sequence ATGGCGACATTAAGAGATATAAAAAGAAGAATAACAGCTGTCAAGAGCACAAAGCAGATCACAAAGGCCATGAAGATGGTCGCGGCTGCTAAACTCAGGCGCGCGCAGAACAGGATGATCGATATGCGGCCCTATGCCGACAAGATGAACTCCGTCATTGCAAGCATGACCGGCGGCGAGGCTGTTCATCCCCTTCTCGTCAAGAGGCCCAGAAAGACCGTAGAGATACTTATACTTTCGAGCGACCGGGGCCTGTGCGGAGCTTACAACACGAATATCATTAAGGCTGCTGAAAAAATAATAGCAACGCGTCATGATGAGAAATTCAATGTAAGCATCAGTATCGTCGGAAAGAAGGCAGCTGATTATTATAAAAGGCGCGATATCGAGATCAGAAAGTCATGGGTAGGCTTATCAGGAAAACTCACTTATACCGATGCTCAGGAGATAGGAAGCAATATAGTTGAAAGTTACGTAAATGAAACTATTGATGAGGTCTTTATCATTTATAACAAATTCGTGACCGTAATGAATCAGGAAGTCACTGTTAAGAAACTCATGCCTGTGTCAGCTGATGCAAGTGACGCTGCGGCAGAAGAACCATCTACTGTATTCATATTTGAGCCTTCACAGAAAGAGATACTGAACCAGTTATTGCCAAAGAATGTCGAGGTTCAGATATACAGGGCGCTCCTTGAATCACAGGCGTCTGAAGAGGCTGCAAGGATGACGGCAATGGAGAACGCCACACAGAATGCCGATGAGATGATAGAGAGACTGACGCTCCAGTACAACAAGGCAAGGCAGGCGACCATTACCAAGGAGCTTATGGATATCGTCGGCGGTGTCGAGGCGCTGAAAGATTAA
- the atpA gene encoding F0F1 ATP synthase subunit alpha — MDITELKAGEISELIKKQITDFEKRVDVSEVGTVVKVGDGIAKIYGLDNCMSSELLEFPNNIFGMALNLEADSVGAVLFGEDTLIKEGDLVKRTGRIMSVPVGEALLGRAVNAIGQPIDGKGPIKTTLSRIVDVVAPGIIDRQPVREPMQTGIKAVDAMIPVGRGQRELIIGDRQTGKTAIGIDAIINQKGTGVLCIYVAIGQKRSNVVRVTKKLEEEGALEHTIIVSATASEAAPLQYIAPYTGCAMGEYFRDNGKHALIVYDDLSKQATAYRQLSLLLRRPPGREAFPGDVFYLHSRLLERSAKLSDALGGGSLTALPIIETQAGDVSGYIPTNVISITDGQIYLEPELFYAGVRPAVNVGLSVSRVGGAAQTKAMKQVAGTLRLDLAQFREMAAFAQFGSDLDAATLAQIERGRRMVELLKQDQYVPMSMGDQVIVLFAGTQGFLDDIPVVAIKKFEKEFLAYIRGTKDELRAELADKKAIDDTLKEKLKAAIVEFKKGFSA; from the coding sequence ATGGATATCACAGAACTCAAAGCTGGTGAGATAAGTGAATTAATAAAAAAACAGATAACCGATTTTGAGAAGCGTGTTGACGTGAGCGAAGTCGGCACGGTCGTAAAGGTCGGTGACGGTATCGCAAAGATATACGGCCTTGACAATTGCATGTCCTCAGAGCTTCTTGAGTTCCCGAACAACATCTTCGGAATGGCTCTCAACCTTGAGGCAGACTCTGTCGGCGCTGTTCTCTTTGGTGAAGATACCCTTATCAAAGAAGGCGACCTGGTAAAACGTACAGGAAGGATCATGTCCGTTCCTGTTGGAGAGGCCCTGCTTGGAAGGGCGGTCAATGCTATCGGCCAGCCGATAGACGGAAAAGGCCCTATCAAAACCACCTTGAGCAGGATAGTTGACGTTGTGGCTCCCGGCATCATCGACAGACAGCCTGTGCGTGAACCTATGCAGACAGGAATTAAGGCGGTAGATGCAATGATCCCTGTTGGAAGGGGACAGAGAGAGCTCATCATCGGCGACCGTCAGACCGGAAAGACAGCGATCGGAATAGACGCTATCATCAATCAGAAAGGCACCGGAGTTCTGTGTATATATGTCGCAATCGGGCAGAAGCGTTCCAACGTTGTCCGTGTAACTAAAAAGCTTGAGGAAGAAGGAGCTTTGGAGCATACAATTATCGTTTCGGCAACAGCGAGCGAGGCCGCTCCCCTTCAGTACATCGCCCCGTATACAGGCTGCGCCATGGGAGAATATTTCAGGGATAACGGCAAACACGCTTTAATAGTCTATGATGACCTTAGTAAACAGGCAACTGCTTACAGGCAGCTATCTCTGCTGTTAAGGCGCCCGCCCGGACGTGAGGCATTCCCCGGAGACGTTTTCTATCTCCATTCAAGACTGCTTGAGAGGTCTGCAAAACTCTCTGACGCACTCGGAGGCGGTTCTTTGACCGCGCTTCCGATAATCGAGACACAGGCAGGAGACGTTTCAGGCTACATCCCGACTAACGTTATATCGATCACAGACGGGCAGATATACCTTGAGCCTGAGCTCTTCTATGCAGGCGTACGGCCTGCAGTTAACGTCGGCCTCTCGGTCAGCCGAGTCGGCGGAGCCGCACAGACAAAGGCAATGAAGCAGGTTGCGGGCACACTTAGACTTGACCTTGCACAGTTCAGGGAGATGGCTGCATTCGCACAGTTCGGTTCTGACCTTGACGCAGCTACACTCGCACAGATCGAGCGCGGCAGGAGAATGGTCGAGCTTCTTAAACAGGACCAGTATGTCCCTATGTCAATGGGAGACCAGGTTATAGTTCTCTTTGCCGGAACACAGGGCTTTCTTGATGATATACCTGTAGTAGCAATTAAAAAGTTTGAGAAAGAGTTCCTTGCTTACATACGCGGAACCAAAGATGAACTGAGGGCTGAGTTGGCTGATAAGAAAGCTATCGACGACACGCTTAAAGAGAAACTGAAAGCCGCAATCGTAGAGTTTAAGAAAGGATTTTCAGCATAA
- the atpH gene encoding ATP synthase F1 subunit delta, translated as MNKSHIAKKFSKALINTVDISIVPNLLEELKMFSSLIDSDRKIKLLFVSQIFTTEEKNRVLKNVTTHLNFSSHTEKFLNLLLAEGVISVIKEIIATSDSMYHEKVRKVTAEVSAPVALDEASIKRLKSALGSLTNKEVDIDSNIDTSLIGGFIVKVGSTIYDSSIKGQLKLLKAELTK; from the coding sequence TTGAATAAATCACATATCGCAAAAAAATTCAGTAAGGCGCTTATAAATACCGTTGATATTTCGATCGTCCCTAACTTATTAGAAGAGCTGAAGATGTTTTCATCTCTTATAGATTCTGACAGAAAGATAAAGCTCTTATTCGTCAGTCAGATATTCACGACTGAAGAAAAAAACAGGGTTCTGAAGAATGTTACAACTCATTTGAACTTTTCGTCACATACGGAAAAATTCCTTAACCTGCTTTTAGCTGAGGGGGTCATCTCAGTTATAAAAGAGATCATCGCAACATCAGACAGCATGTATCATGAAAAGGTCAGGAAGGTCACAGCAGAGGTATCTGCCCCTGTAGCGCTTGATGAAGCCAGCATAAAAAGGCTTAAATCCGCACTCGGGTCTCTTACCAATAAAGAAGTCGACATAGACAGCAACATTGACACTTCCCTTATAGGCGGTTTCATAGTAAAGGTCGGCAGCACTATATATGACAGCAGCATCAAAGGGCAGCTTAAACTTTTAAAGGCTGAACTAACAAAATAA
- the atpF gene encoding F0F1 ATP synthase subunit B: MTESKTTILKKLIFFMVIISAVCCLLSPDLASASSEAAENAGAEHHGIAWAELIWPIINFTFLVGILAFFTRKPFKEFFRSRTEKIESSIKTATEAKEIAEKMLTEVRERLNNTRQETDLIIEAAKRTGEKEKASLIAEGEHIKQKIVEQARASIEFELAKARQAIKSEAALLALEAAENEIKKRLGSNEQEKLIDEYIKKIEVAS; encoded by the coding sequence ATGACTGAATCAAAAACAACTATCCTGAAAAAACTGATCTTTTTTATGGTTATCATATCTGCTGTCTGCTGTCTGCTGTCTCCGGATCTTGCATCTGCAAGCAGTGAAGCAGCGGAAAATGCCGGCGCCGAACATCACGGCATCGCATGGGCCGAACTGATATGGCCCATTATAAACTTCACCTTCCTCGTTGGAATTCTCGCATTCTTTACACGCAAGCCTTTTAAGGAATTCTTCAGAAGCAGGACAGAAAAAATAGAGAGTTCCATTAAAACAGCTACTGAGGCAAAAGAAATTGCCGAAAAAATGCTGACAGAAGTCCGTGAGAGGCTCAATAATACCAGGCAGGAGACTGACCTTATAATTGAGGCTGCAAAAAGGACCGGAGAAAAAGAGAAGGCATCTCTTATCGCTGAGGGCGAACATATCAAGCAGAAGATAGTTGAGCAGGCAAGAGCCAGCATAGAGTTCGAGCTTGCAAAGGCAAGGCAGGCGATTAAATCAGAGGCAGCCCTGCTGGCGCTTGAGGCCGCTGAGAACGAGATCAAAAAGAGGCTTGGCAGCAATGAACAGGAAAAGCTCATTGATGAATATATAAAGAAGATCGAGGTAGCGAGTTGA
- the atpF gene encoding F0F1 ATP synthase subunit B, with product MLDINRFFFWHLANFLILIWLLNIILFKPLFRIFEERSKLIDGSLESAKSLAKEKDELMAQIDAKLAKAKEEAKSINETFRKEGSEIHKQAMEAAQKDAEEMNRKAKTELESSVQKAKDGLRKEIEAFSGKIVEKMLGV from the coding sequence ATGTTAGATATTAACAGATTTTTCTTTTGGCATCTTGCTAATTTTTTAATCCTGATATGGCTCTTGAATATCATCCTGTTCAAGCCTCTCTTCCGTATATTCGAGGAAAGATCCAAGCTGATCGACGGTTCCCTTGAGAGCGCCAAGTCACTGGCCAAAGAAAAGGACGAGCTTATGGCTCAGATAGACGCGAAACTCGCCAAGGCAAAAGAAGAGGCAAAGTCCATCAATGAAACATTCAGAAAAGAAGGCTCAGAGATCCATAAACAAGCCATGGAAGCTGCGCAGAAGGATGCCGAAGAGATGAACAGGAAGGCAAAGACAGAACTTGAGTCATCAGTCCAGAAAGCAAAGGACGGCCTTAGAAAAGAGATCGAAGCATTTTCCGGCAAGATAGTCGAGAAGATGCTGGGGGTATAA
- the tolQ gene encoding protein TolQ — protein sequence MNGDTVFNLILQAGPVVKLVLLILLFFSVYSWAIIIYKHRFFSKVEKESGIFYRNFTQSKDWDSLNQNTRSLSLSPAANLFKAAHSAGDRKKEDIKRILKRVEATEAARLEKYLTFLATTGSTTPFIGLFGTVWGIMNSFRGIGKLGSASLAVVAPGIAEALIATAAGLVAAIPAVIAYNYYLSRAQRNIIMMEDFSQELIDHFSRNDGQAQTGSVRD from the coding sequence ATGAATGGAGATACAGTATTTAACCTTATATTACAGGCAGGCCCGGTAGTAAAACTCGTTCTTCTTATTCTCCTCTTTTTCTCGGTGTATTCCTGGGCGATCATTATTTATAAGCACAGGTTTTTTTCTAAAGTGGAAAAGGAGTCTGGCATCTTCTATCGCAACTTCACCCAGAGCAAAGACTGGGATTCTCTTAATCAAAACACAAGAAGCCTTTCTCTGAGTCCGGCGGCAAACCTTTTCAAGGCTGCCCATTCCGCCGGGGACAGGAAGAAGGAGGATATAAAGAGGATACTTAAGAGGGTTGAGGCTACTGAAGCTGCCAGGCTTGAGAAGTACCTGACCTTTCTTGCCACAACCGGCTCCACTACTCCTTTTATAGGCCTTTTCGGGACTGTCTGGGGGATAATGAACTCTTTCAGGGGCATAGGCAAGCTGGGTTCCGCATCGCTTGCAGTCGTTGCGCCAGGAATAGCTGAGGCCCTCATTGCCACGGCAGCAGGTCTTGTGGCCGCCATCCCCGCTGTTATCGCTTACAACTATTACCTCAGCAGGGCACAGAGAAATATTATAATGATGGAAGACTTTTCCCAGGAACTGATAGACCACTTTTCGAGGAATGATGGCCAGGCGCAGACAGGCTCTGTCAGAGATTAA
- a CDS encoding biopolymer transporter ExbD — protein MLVLLVIFMVTAPLLQQGIDVNLPQAKGQELTPAERIVITVKNDGKIYLDKSSVTINTIRSKFEGKADKDIFLKADKDVPYGVIVNIMGELREAGIERLGMITESEVTIR, from the coding sequence ATGCTCGTCCTTCTGGTGATATTTATGGTCACCGCCCCTCTGCTTCAGCAGGGAATCGATGTCAATCTTCCGCAGGCAAAGGGCCAGGAGCTTACCCCTGCAGAAAGGATAGTTATTACAGTAAAGAATGACGGCAAGATATATCTGGACAAGTCTTCTGTGACTATTAACACCATTAGATCAAAGTTCGAGGGCAAGGCTGATAAAGATATTTTTCTTAAGGCTGACAAGGATGTGCCGTATGGTGTCATAGTAAATATCATGGGTGAGCTGAGAGAAGCAGGGATAGAGAGGCTGGGCATGATCACGGAATCTGAAGTAACGATTCGATGA
- a CDS encoding TonB C-terminal domain-containing protein, with amino-acid sequence MNRKITVAEKTVVEKTKKIQPVKDIKEIKKVKMATLSERIKDKKKEQKREREETARKLAKIRSDTKKNAKKETEDVSSEVSNPYEGMGSNDAYLLYVDLIRQRIWSYWKSPKVDVEGLSVIVEIKFTKDWRIDKYIPNEISNNKLYDQSVFKAVLMAQESSKVSPFPPPPSDYEQDALDGIVITFSP; translated from the coding sequence GTGAACAGGAAAATAACCGTTGCGGAAAAGACGGTTGTTGAGAAAACCAAAAAGATCCAGCCGGTAAAAGATATAAAGGAAATAAAAAAAGTAAAGATGGCAACCTTATCTGAGCGTATTAAGGATAAGAAAAAGGAGCAAAAAAGAGAAAGAGAAGAGACAGCCAGGAAACTGGCAAAGATAAGGTCAGATACAAAAAAGAATGCTAAAAAAGAGACAGAAGATGTTTCATCTGAAGTGTCTAATCCTTATGAAGGCATGGGAAGTAATGATGCCTATCTTTTATATGTTGATTTGATAAGGCAGAGAATATGGAGTTACTGGAAGTCTCCAAAGGTTGATGTTGAAGGTCTTTCTGTAATTGTAGAGATCAAGTTTACTAAGGACTGGAGAATAGACAAATATATTCCAAATGAAATATCCAATAATAAACTTTATGACCAGTCAGTATTTAAAGCTGTATTAATGGCACAGGAATCATCAAAAGTTTCCCCCTTTCCTCCTCCTCCTTCGGATTATGAGCAGGATGCATTGGATGGGATTGTAATTACGTTTTCTCCATAA
- a CDS encoding DUF5050 domain-containing protein: MKKNKKYIYLICSVILSVVIFFSSSEAKIYIDITSPTWSEIPISISSTGSVDAKTVEEIVKNDLYLTGIFSDVALELGGAEMAIDITMEDAGNIKAVAVVKDLIAGSTLMDKKYEASKNSVRALGHSIANDVFLMITGQMGSFRTKFTYIVDSSGEKELHVMDWDGYNSSVIESKGLPLVHNWSDDGNYIYYSAERNRKWRILRINLKQGVKEQIFSSDGINLVGDIHGGLVAFSSSKDGSPEIYTMNADGGDARKITTSIGIDISPVFSPDGSKIAFVSDRGRTPQIYIMDPDGKNLKRLTFEGSYNQSPAWSPDGKWIAFVSRTDGKNQIFVIKSDGTDARQLTYEGNNENPTFSPNGLFIAFDSDRRKGRGIFVMRINGEGQRKITSDKVRALIPRWSPYLN; the protein is encoded by the coding sequence ATGAAAAAAAATAAAAAATACATATATCTTATTTGTTCGGTAATTTTATCTGTGGTTATCTTCTTCTCTTCATCAGAGGCAAAGATATATATTGACATTACTTCCCCTACATGGAGTGAGATCCCTATCTCAATATCCTCAACAGGAAGCGTTGATGCTAAAACTGTGGAAGAAATTGTTAAGAACGACCTTTATCTTACCGGTATATTCTCTGATGTCGCTCTGGAGTTGGGCGGCGCGGAGATGGCGATAGATATAACGATGGAAGATGCCGGAAATATAAAAGCGGTAGCCGTTGTTAAGGATCTCATCGCTGGCAGCACATTGATGGATAAAAAATATGAGGCATCCAAGAACAGCGTGAGGGCGCTGGGCCACTCGATAGCTAATGATGTCTTCCTGATGATCACAGGCCAGATGGGCAGCTTCAGGACGAAATTCACCTATATTGTTGACTCTTCAGGTGAGAAAGAGCTTCACGTCATGGACTGGGACGGATATAATTCAAGCGTTATTGAATCAAAGGGGCTCCCGCTCGTACACAACTGGTCTGATGACGGCAATTACATTTATTATTCTGCCGAGAGAAACAGGAAGTGGAGGATCTTAAGGATTAACCTTAAACAAGGAGTGAAGGAACAGATATTCTCATCAGATGGGATCAACCTCGTGGGTGACATACACGGCGGTCTTGTCGCATTCTCATCCTCAAAAGACGGAAGCCCTGAAATATATACCATGAATGCTGACGGAGGAGATGCCAGAAAGATCACGACCTCCATCGGTATAGATATATCGCCTGTCTTTTCTCCGGACGGTTCAAAAATAGCCTTTGTCTCTGACAGGGGCAGAACCCCGCAGATATACATAATGGACCCGGACGGGAAAAACCTGAAGAGGCTTACGTTTGAAGGAAGCTACAACCAGTCGCCCGCATGGTCGCCTGACGGTAAATGGATAGCTTTTGTGAGCAGAACGGATGGTAAAAATCAGATATTCGTGATAAAATCTGATGGAACAGACGCAAGACAGCTTACTTATGAAGGGAATAATGAGAATCCCACATTTTCACCGAACGGCCTTTTCATAGCTTTTGACTCTGACAGGAGGAAGGGCCGGGGTATTTTCGTTATGCGTATAAATGGCGAAGGGCAGAGGAAGATAACATCTGATAAAGTGAGGGCGCTTATTCCACGCTGGTCGCCTTATCTTAATTGA
- the pal gene encoding peptidoglycan-associated lipoprotein Pal encodes MKKILILLLMVLVIGCGQQVRKDGPFNEAARCRDDLFGGDGRCEDAAETLVDLKDKKEIAAGEHVITESVLSEDNIKDIDINDAEVRKEIDLVFKDVLFDYDQYSLRDDARAQLDLIASWLVKNRKTNLIIEGHCDERGTNEYNLALGEKRARAASEYLALVGVSSSRITAITYGEEKPACTVQDESCWQRNRRDHFVVTE; translated from the coding sequence ATGAAAAAAATTCTGATTCTTTTACTGATGGTTTTGGTTATCGGATGTGGCCAGCAGGTTAGGAAGGATGGCCCCTTTAATGAAGCAGCAAGGTGCAGGGACGACCTTTTTGGCGGAGACGGGAGGTGTGAAGATGCTGCCGAGACCTTGGTTGACCTGAAGGACAAAAAGGAAATTGCCGCGGGTGAGCATGTTATCACCGAATCGGTTTTAAGCGAAGATAATATCAAGGACATTGACATCAATGATGCCGAGGTCAGAAAAGAGATAGACCTTGTATTCAAGGATGTATTATTTGATTACGACCAATATAGTTTGAGGGATGATGCTCGCGCCCAGCTTGATTTGATAGCCTCATGGCTTGTGAAAAACCGCAAGACCAATCTGATAATCGAGGGGCACTGCGACGAGAGGGGAACAAACGAATACAATCTCGCGTTAGGTGAGAAGAGAGCGAGAGCCGCAAGTGAGTATCTCGCTCTTGTAGGTGTTTCTTCTTCACGTATTACAGCGATCACATATGGCGAGGAGAAGCCAGCTTGTACTGTGCAGGATGAAAGCTGCTGGCAGCGAAACAGGAGAGATCACTTTGTCGTTACTGAATAA
- a CDS encoding tetratricopeptide repeat protein, which translates to MSLLNKKSSDDHSLLEKEGWAYLYTGRSSALFLPYAFILIFAFMLSACVSNQDIGKMQYGIGELEKKVQDLSRRSQAIESEMPKSEKQISEKIEGTKDSQEATARAVSNLFMKMQALSGDIQQITGRLDESQHLYEKDLKDETEKRDLIAAEISGQEVLLEDLKSKLADIKAGMDEIRSEIEKTRTDGSKIDEIRLEIEKIRTDEIKMDEIISEIEKLRSEQDLLSEKVAGIESRRIPSKKSVTQKTDAKKPEVKKTDTKKSETNKTETIKMDATKTDVKKTDVIKEAAPADVKDVYNSASALFKSGKYKDARAKFISVLKDFKENEYSDNAKFWIGECFFKEKMYEDSILAYEELLKKYPDSDKIASARLKQGLAFYELNDPETGDLILRSLIDSFPDSQEAAVARKKLGAAPERL; encoded by the coding sequence TTGTCGTTACTGAATAAGAAATCTTCAGATGATCATAGCCTTCTTGAAAAGGAAGGCTGGGCTTATTTATATACCGGAAGGTCATCTGCATTATTTTTACCTTATGCATTTATCCTAATCTTTGCATTCATGCTCTCTGCTTGCGTTTCAAACCAGGATATCGGAAAGATGCAATACGGTATCGGTGAGTTAGAGAAAAAGGTTCAGGATCTTAGCAGAAGGTCACAGGCCATTGAGAGCGAGATGCCCAAGAGCGAGAAACAGATCAGTGAAAAGATCGAAGGCACTAAAGATTCTCAGGAGGCTACCGCAAGGGCTGTCTCAAACCTATTCATGAAAATGCAGGCCTTGTCCGGTGATATTCAGCAGATAACCGGCCGGCTTGATGAATCACAGCATCTCTATGAAAAAGATTTAAAAGATGAGACAGAGAAAAGGGATCTGATAGCTGCTGAGATAAGCGGTCAGGAAGTCCTGCTGGAAGACCTTAAATCTAAACTGGCAGATATAAAGGCCGGGATGGATGAAATAAGATCAGAAATTGAAAAAACAAGAACTGACGGATCCAAAATAGATGAAATACGATTAGAAATAGAAAAAATAAGAACTGATGAAATAAAAATGGATGAAATAATATCAGAAATAGAAAAGTTAAGATCGGAACAAGACTTATTAAGCGAGAAGGTTGCCGGAATTGAGTCAAGGCGTATCCCTTCAAAAAAGAGTGTTACTCAAAAGACAGATGCCAAAAAGCCGGAAGTAAAAAAAACAGATACAAAAAAGTCAGAAACAAATAAAACAGAAACAATAAAGATGGATGCAACAAAGACAGATGTGAAAAAAACAGATGTTATCAAAGAGGCAGCGCCAGCTGATGTGAAGGATGTTTACAATTCTGCTTCAGCACTTTTTAAGTCAGGAAAATATAAAGATGCAAGGGCCAAGTTCATATCCGTTTTAAAGGACTTCAAAGAAAATGAATATTCGGACAATGCAAAGTTCTGGATCGGAGAGTGCTTTTTCAAAGAAAAGATGTATGAAGATTCCATCCTTGCCTATGAAGAGCTTTTAAAGAAGTACCCGGATAGCGATAAGATAGCTTCTGCCAGGTTAAAACAGGGGCTTGCCTTTTATGAGCTTAATGACCCGGAGACAGGAGACCTTATCTTAAGGAGCCTCATTGACTCATTCCCCGATTCTCAAGAGGCAGCCGTTGCAAGGAAGAAACTGGGTGCTGCACCGGAGCGCCTTTAA